A stretch of Cicer arietinum cultivar CDC Frontier isolate Library 1 chromosome 5, Cicar.CDCFrontier_v2.0, whole genome shotgun sequence DNA encodes these proteins:
- the LOC105852154 gene encoding polyadenylate-binding protein RBP45-like, translating to MMQSGPGMGQQLPQQYQQPPSQQPYVMMQPQLQAQPAVWSQSAQPPQQPANADKVRTLWIGDLQYWMDENYLYTCFGQTGEVTSLKVIRNKQTSQSEGYGFIEFNSRATTERMLQTYNGAIMPNGGQSYRLNWATFSAGERSSRQDDGPDHAIFVGDLAIDVTDYLLQETFRARYNSVKGAKVVIDRLTGRSKGYGFVRFADESEQMRAMTEMQGVLCSTRPMRIGPATNKNPAATTQ from the coding sequence ATGATGCAGTCTGGACCTGGCATGGGGCAACAACTGCCACAGCAGTACCAGCAGCCCCCGTCGCAGCAGCCGTACGTCATGATGCAACCTCAACTTCAGGCGCAGCCGGCCGTGTGGTCTCAATCCGCCCAGCCTCCTCAGCAGCCCGCCAACGCCGATAAGGTACGTACTCTCTGGATCGGAGATTTGCAGTACTGGATGGATGAGAATTATCTCTACACCTGCTTCGGTCAAACCGGCGAGGTAACATCTCTAAAAGTGATTAGGAATAAGCAAACTAGTCAATCGGAAGGTTATGGTTTTATCGAGTTTAATTCTCGTGCTACTACTGAGAGAATGCTTCAAACATATAATGGAGCCATTATGCCGAATGGTGGCCAGAGCTACAGATTGAATTGGGCAACATTCAGTGCTGGGGAGAGGTCATCTCGGCAAGATGATGGTCCTGATCATGCCATTTTTGTTGGTGATTTGGCTATTGATGTTACTGATTACCTTCTTCAGGAGACTTTTAGGGCTCGTTATAACTCGGTGAAGGGGGCAAAAGTTGTGATTGATAGGCTTACTGGTCGGTCTAAGGGTTATGGTTTTGTTAGATTTGCTGATGAGAGTGAACAAATGAGGGCTATGACTGAGATGCAAGGGGTTCTTTGTTCAACAAGGCCTATGAGGATTGGACCAGCCACTAATAAAAATCCTGCTGCCACCACTCAGTAG
- the LOC101510600 gene encoding uncharacterized protein, whose translation MSYSRRSRYSPSPSLSPYRRYSRSVSRSLSRSRSRSRSRSASRDAENPGNNLYVTGLSPRITKRELEKHFAAEGKVIDVHLVVDPWTRASRGFGFVTMETLEEADRCVKYLDRSVLEGRVIMVEKARRRRGRTPTPGKYLGLRTIRSSRRSPSYSPRRSPSYSSYRRSYSRSPYCSDRSRSRSFSPDYRRRRSYSPDYRRRRAYSPYYSRRRSHYHYDRHRSYSRSRSPYSRSPVSVRDRSYSPYDSRYHSPDDSYYRRYRNRSVSRSVSPRPRRSRRSYSRSVSPIRRSYSRSVSPIRRSYSRSVSPRPRRRSGRSHSRSSRSGYSKPKHSRSRTTSVSASSRSFSRSNTPGSTSPSN comes from the exons ATGTCGTATTCTCGGAGATCAAG GTATTCTCCCTCTCCTTCCCTCTCTCCATACAGGCGATACAGTAGGTCTGTGTCCAGGTCTCTTTCAAGGTCGAGATCCAGAAGCCGATCAAG GAGCGCATCACGAGATGCAGAAAATCCGGGAAACAATTTGTATGTGACAGGATTGTCTCCTAGGATCACCAAGAGAGAACTGGAGAAGCATTTTGCTGCTGAAGGAAAA GTGATAGATGTCCATCTGGTTGTTGATCCATGGACAAGGGCATCCCGTGGTTTTGGATTTGTGACAATGGAGACTTTAGAAGAAGCTGATCGATGTGTTAAGTATCTGGATCGCTCTGTACTTGAAGGCCGTGTTATCATGGTGGAGAAG GCTAGAAGACGACGCGGTCGAACCCCAACACCTGGGAAATATCTAGGTCTCAGGACTATTCGCT CATCTCGTCGCTCTCCAAGCTACTCTCCTCGTCGCTCTCCTAGCTATTCTTCTTATAGAAGAAGCTACAGtcgttcaccttactgttcagaTCGTAGTAGGAGTCGGTCTTTCTCGCCTGACTACAGACGAAGGAGGTCCTACTCTCCTGACTACAGGCGAAGGAGGGCATACTCACCATACTACAGCCGACGCAGGTCTCACTATCATTATGACCGGCACAGATCATATTCTCGTTCTCGCTCTCCGTACAGCAGGTCTCCTGTCAGTGTGCGTGACAGATCATACTCTCCCTATGATTCTAGATATCACTCACCTGATGATAGCTACTACAGAAGGTACCGTAACAGGTCGGTTTCTCGAAGTGTGTCACCCAGGCCAAGGAGGTCAAGGAGGAGCTACTCACGGAGCGTCTCTCCCATTCGAAGGAGCTACTCACGGAGCGTCTCTCCCATTCGAAGGAGTTACTCACGAAGTGTCTCCCCCAGGCCAAGGAGAAGATCAGGAAGGAGTCATTCAAGAAGCTCTAGGAGTGGTTATTCGAAACCGAAGCATTCTCGATCAAGAACCACAAGTGTGAGTGCGAGTTCAAGATCGTTTTCAAGGTCCAACACTCCAGGATCTACCTCTCCTTCAAATTGA